From Aspergillus fumigatus Af293 chromosome 5, whole genome shotgun sequence, a single genomic window includes:
- a CDS encoding putative RNA binding protein (Arp), whose product MATVSAPTPKLDRYIVIHVATTCDEHGVYVTKDSAEVIELGWILLDTKTCEELHRESVLVKPVNTPITPLCTSLTTLTWEHVRSAGTFRDAINRFDAFAQEHLISKNLEFAFVTLDSWDLRVQLPREARDKAVVLPPYLQHSRTFDLRTEYQRWQTHHPESLPFGPSSLSNICAALEVEPVQSSAPIKHNLPFHLQALAPASPRRAMEEAITLARVLRGLIRKSQPPHEHPEILTRPMDARADVRAFLTERSKVLHLSGLPHDTTQSELESWFTQFGGRPIAFWTLRTPDQHKPTGTGFAVFSSHEEAAESLCMNGRALNEKAIEVSPSSSRVLDRAAEILTPFPPSKNRPRPGDWTCPSCGFSNFQRRTACFRCSFPAMAAAPDPMGYGAYGYGPPSMMPSHMAHGHGMGHPRGMGGNGGVVPFRAGDWKCGSEGCGYHNFAKNINCLRCGAPRSGAAVVADSAFPSPMDPPAGFGMGPNSMTSTPAPGPFTSAAGGFGGFNQQFAAPPNNYALPSGLGSAPGAYPPMGQMNAAYGSTSASHTTSSFSNPATQAAFSGADHTTSTSTSNGGFYATDGSNDPFAFLSTGLGGLTVSDDAHSRRNGTGASKSPA is encoded by the exons CTTCATCGCGAAAGTGTTCTCGTCAAGCCCGTCAACACTCCCATTACGCCTCTTTGCA CAAGCCTTACAACTCTGACATGGGAACACGTCCGCTCGGCAGGTACCTTCCGTGACGCAATCAACCGCTTCGATGCTTTTGCCCAGGAACACCTCATCAGCAAGAATCTCGAGTTCGCCTTTGTAACGTTGGATTCGTGGGATCTCCGAGTGCAGCTGCCCCGTGAGGCTCGTGACAAGGCTGTCGTCCTTCCCCCTTATCTTCAGCACTCCCGGACCTTTGACCTCCGCACCGAGTACCAAAGATGGCAGACCCACCACCCTGAGTCTCTCCCTTTCGGTCCCAGCTCGCTTTCCAATATCTGTGCTGCGCTTGAAGTTGAACCTGTCCAGTCCTCCGCTCCGATCAAACATAACCTCCCGTTCCACCTTCAGGCATTGGCCCCCGCCTCTCCTCGCCGGGCAATGGAGGAGGCCATCACTCTGGCTCGCGTTCTCCGCGGCTTGATTCGCAAGTCGCAGCCGCCACACGAGCACCCGGAAATCTTGACTCGACCCATGGATGCCAGAGCGGATGTTCGTGCCTTTTTGACAGAGCGCAGCAAGGTCCTCCATCTGAGCGGCCTGCCCCACGACACTACGCAGTCGGAATTGGAAAGCTGGTTCACCCAGTTTGGCGGTCGTCCAATCGCTTTCTGGACTCTCCGGACGCCGGATCAACACAAGCCCACTGGCACGGGCTTTGCCGTTTTCTCGTCCCACGAGGAG GCTGCTGAAAGCCTCTGTATGAACGGCCGCGCCTTGAACGAGAAGGCCATCGAGGTTTCACCCTCATCCAGTCGTGTCCTGGACCGTGCGGCTGAGATCTTGACTCCCTTCCCGCCGTCCAAAAACCGTCCCAGACCCGGCGATTGGACCTGCCCCTCCTGTGGCTTCTCAAACTTCCAGCGCCGCACCGCTTGCTTCCGTTGCTCGTTCCCCGCAATGGCTGCGGCTCCTGACCCGATGGGTTATGGAGCTTACGGCTACGGTCCCCCATCCATGATGCCTTCGCACATGGCCCATGGCCACGGAATGGGCCACCCTCGTGGTATGGGTGGTAATGGTGGTGTGGTTCCCTTCCGTGCTGGTGATTGGAAGTGCGGTTCTGAGGGCTGCGGCTACCACAACTTCGCCAAGAACATCAACTGCTTGCGTTGCGGTGCTCCTCGCTCGGGGGCCGCTGTTGTCGCTGACTCTGCGTTCCCCTCCCCCATGGACCCTCCAGCTGGGTTCGGCATGGGCCCCAACTCCATGACCAGCACCCCTGCTCCTGGTCCCTTCACTTCGGCAGCCGGTGGATTTGGTGGGTTCAACCAGCAATTCGCAGCGCCCCCCAACAACTATGCTTTACCGTCGGGTCTTGGTAGCGCCCCTGGGGCCTATCCACCAATGGGTCAGATGAATGCCGCCTATGGCTCCACTAGTGCCTCACACACCACCTCGTCTTTCTCCAACCCTGCCACCCAGGCTGCTTTTAGTGGAGCTGATCACACCACCTCGACGAGCACCTCGAACGGCGGATTCTATGCGACAGATGGATCGAATGATCCCTTTGCCTTCCTTTCAACTGGTTTGGGCGGCTTGACCGTATCTGACGATGCCCACTCTCGCCGTAATGGCACTGGCGCCAGCAAGTCCCCTGCTTAA